One stretch of Zingiber officinale cultivar Zhangliang chromosome 6B, Zo_v1.1, whole genome shotgun sequence DNA includes these proteins:
- the LOC121992730 gene encoding pentatricopeptide repeat-containing protein At2g26790, mitochondrial-like isoform X1 — MRRLLQLPIVLPNPAAAAPPLRRSIRWANAAVIEDTVFQEVGDKQNLDTAAPRLPACRLSVPFVVCVLRKFRRKPCAALASFKVFENLGFRHTLCTFAELVRILGEADRRNRLVEVFSDRFVVSQGSLDFGVSALFDVLRCNSTSTDTLVVVFGALVKAYTLCGMYKQATEAFCQLPELGFVPSMKLCSYLMNCLAENGNLHMLLQVFDTLEMLGMHPDVYMFTILIKAMCQEGKLDEVLSVLNVMKEVGVQLDQITCQTVLEGMCANERPDLAYLFLEEIASEGVILPLVSYNKVISRLCKKNRVEEAENILEYMKKNGVHADGFSYCCLIQGHCGGGNVVRALDLREEMISKGIRKDHVAVSILIQCFCKRGMASAALHYLNKVRASEIYHDKILYSIGLDIYCKLGKMSEAVNLLDEMESQGIAPDRIHLTNLIKGFCKNCDIINAEKVFAGMMKINVHPDPVTFNILAKGFCKNGFVDKASDLVLYMINHGVQPTERTYHLIIDRLCRENKLEEAEKLFMSLEEKGIGQKSLLPSVMVSAQIELNNTKEACALFIWLSKQGHLVNEIACSKLVSELCNKGDLRTASMVVKTMLDRHITPDKITYCKLIGAYSRVGDMTNAKIWFEDMRKRGVSPDVVVYTTLMNGYCKVNFLHEACQLFREMIERGIPVDVHAFTVILDGHLKANHHLGWLYRDKKECISEMKSKFLILLDSMKEMEIKPDIVCYTVLIDGYFKMECVQAANRLLSEMIARGILPDACTYTALLCGYCHLGQIDGDSYCRLQLSRRPWMCCFKRAQVFSLKSWKLKGDQSSLYIYIQFKGHI, encoded by the exons ATGCGGCGGCTCCTCCAACTTCCAATCGTTCTTCCTAATCCCGCCGCCGCTGCTCCTCCTTTGCGCCGCTCTATCCGTTGGGCTAACGCCGCCGTTATCGAAGACACCGTCTTTCAAGAAGTTGGAGATAAGCAGAACTTGGATACCGCGGCGCCCCGACTTCCTGCTTGCCGCTTGTCCGTTCCTTTTGTCGTCTGCGTCCTGCGCAAGTTCCGCAGGAAACCTTGCGCTGCTCTCGCTTCCTTCAAGGTGTTTGAGAACCTCGGCTTTCGACACACTCTTTGCACTTTTGCTGAACTCGTTCGCattttgggagaagctgatcgtcGGAATCGGTTGGTAGAAGTTTTCTCCGATAGGTTTGTTGTCAGCCAAGGAAGTTTGGATTTTGGGGTCTCTGCCCTCTTTGACGTCCTTCGTTGCAATTCTACTAGCACTGATACGCTCGTTGTGGTCTTCGGTGCGCTTGTTAAGGCATATACTCTCTGCGGCATGTATAAACAGGCCACCGAGGCGTTCTGTCAGCTCCCAGAACTTGGTTTCGTTCCTTCAATGAAGCTTTGTAGTTACCTAATGAATTGCCTCGCAGAAAATGGCAACTTACATATGTTACTGCAGGTGTTTGATACATTGGAGATGCTTGGAATGCATCCGGATGTTTACATGTTCACCATATTGATCAAGGCAATGTGTCAAGAGGGAAAGTTGGATGAGGTGTTGAGTGTCTTGAATGTGATGAAGGAAGTTGGTGTTCAGCTCGATCAAATTACTTGCCAAACGGTTCTAGAAGGAATGTGTGCCAATGAAAGACCTGATTTGGCTTATTTGTTTCTTGAAGAAATTGCGAGTGAGGGTGTAATTTTGCCTCTTGTTTCTTATAACAAAGTGATTAGCAGATTGTGTAAGAAGAATAGAGTTGAAGAAGCAGAAAATATTTTGGAATATATGAAGAAAAATGGAGTGCACGCTGATGGGTTCAGCTATTGCTGTCTCATTCAAGGCCACTGTGGCGGAGGTAATGTAGTGAGAGCATTAGATCTTCGGGAGGAGATGATCTCAAAGGGTATTAGAAAGGATCATGTTGCAGTTAGCATCTTAATTCAATGTTTCTGTAAGAGGGGCATGGCTTCTGCAGCTTTACATTACTTAAACAAAGTTAGAGCATCAGAAATTTACCATGATAAAATTCTTTACAGTATTGGACTAGACATTTATTGTAAGTTGGGAAAGATGAGTGAAGCAGTAAACTTGCTTGATGAGATGGAGAGTCAGGGAATAGCTCCAGATAGAATTCACTTAACAAATTTGATAAAAGGGTTTTGCAAGAATTGTGATATCATCAATGCTGAAAAAGTGTTCGCTGGTATGATGAAGATCAATGTGCATCCTGATCCCGTGACATTCAATATACTTGCTAAAGGTTTTTGTAAAAATGGTTTTGTGGACAAGGCATCTGATCTTGTACTTTATATGATCAACCATGGCGTACAACCTACTGAAAGGACCTATCATTTGATAATTGATAGGCTCTGCAGAGAAAACAAATTAGAGGAAGCAGAAAAGTTATTTATGTCATTAGAAGAAAAGGGGATTGGTCAAAAATCCCTTCTTCCAAGTGTGATGGTCTCAGCTCAGATAGAACTTAATAATACAAAGGAGGCCTGTGCACTTTTTATCTGGCTATCTAAGCAAGGGCATCTTGTAAATGAGATTGCTTGCTCAAAGCTTGTAAGTGAGCTGTGTAATAAGGGAGATTTAAGGACAGCTTCAATGGTGGTTAAGACTATGTTAGATAGGCATATTACCCCAGACAAGATAACCTATTGTAAACTTATTGGAGCTTATTCTCGAGTAGGAGACATGACTAATGCTAAGATTTGGTTTGAGGATATGAGGAAACGAGGAGTGTCACCAGATGTTGTAGTATATACTACACTAATGAATGGATACTGCAAGGTCAATTTCTTGCATGAAGCTTGCCAGTTATTTCGTGAGATGATTGAAAGAGGAATTCCTGTTGATGTACATGCTTTCACAGTCATACTGGATGGCCATCTAAAGGCAAATCATCATCTAGGTTGGCTGTATCGTGACAAGAAAGAATGCATAAGTGAAATGAAATCCaagttcttaattcttttggatagcatgaaggaaatggagatcaaACCAGATATAGTCTGCTATACTGTTTTGATTGATGGTTATTTCAAGATGGAATGTGTTCAGGCTGCTAACAGACTTCTTTCTGAGATGATTGCAAGAGGAATATTACCAGATGCCTGCACATATACTGCTCTTTTATGTGGTTATTGTCACCTCGGTCAAATTG ATGGCGATAGCTATTGCAGGTTACAATTATCTCGGAGGCCATGGATGTGCTGCTTTAAAAGAGCACAG GTCTTCAGCTTAAAAAGTTGGAAATTGAAAGGGGACCAATCATCTCTCTACATATATATCCAATTTAAAG GACACATATAG
- the LOC121992730 gene encoding pentatricopeptide repeat-containing protein At2g26790, mitochondrial-like isoform X2: MRRLLQLPIVLPNPAAAAPPLRRSIRWANAAVIEDTVFQEVGDKQNLDTAAPRLPACRLSVPFVVCVLRKFRRKPCAALASFKVFENLGFRHTLCTFAELVRILGEADRRNRLVEVFSDRFVVSQGSLDFGVSALFDVLRCNSTSTDTLVVVFGALVKAYTLCGMYKQATEAFCQLPELGFVPSMKLCSYLMNCLAENGNLHMLLQVFDTLEMLGMHPDVYMFTILIKAMCQEGKLDEVLSVLNVMKEVGVQLDQITCQTVLEGMCANERPDLAYLFLEEIASEGVILPLVSYNKVISRLCKKNRVEEAENILEYMKKNGVHADGFSYCCLIQGHCGGGNVVRALDLREEMISKGIRKDHVAVSILIQCFCKRGMASAALHYLNKVRASEIYHDKILYSIGLDIYCKLGKMSEAVNLLDEMESQGIAPDRIHLTNLIKGFCKNCDIINAEKVFAGMMKINVHPDPVTFNILAKGFCKNGFVDKASDLVLYMINHGVQPTERTYHLIIDRLCRENKLEEAEKLFMSLEEKGIGQKSLLPSVMVSAQIELNNTKEACALFIWLSKQGHLVNEIACSKLVSELCNKGDLRTASMVVKTMLDRHITPDKITYCKLIGAYSRVGDMTNAKIWFEDMRKRGVSPDVVVYTTLMNGYCKVNFLHEACQLFREMIERGIPVDVHAFTVILDGHLKANHHLGWLYRDKKECISEMKSKFLILLDSMKEMEIKPDIVCYTVLIDGYFKMECVQAANRLLSEMIARGILPDACTYTALLCGYCHLGQIGKAEMLLEEMILKGVKPDLVVLSVMARWNLSPKLFQSVALPSGT, encoded by the coding sequence ATGCGGCGGCTCCTCCAACTTCCAATCGTTCTTCCTAATCCCGCCGCCGCTGCTCCTCCTTTGCGCCGCTCTATCCGTTGGGCTAACGCCGCCGTTATCGAAGACACCGTCTTTCAAGAAGTTGGAGATAAGCAGAACTTGGATACCGCGGCGCCCCGACTTCCTGCTTGCCGCTTGTCCGTTCCTTTTGTCGTCTGCGTCCTGCGCAAGTTCCGCAGGAAACCTTGCGCTGCTCTCGCTTCCTTCAAGGTGTTTGAGAACCTCGGCTTTCGACACACTCTTTGCACTTTTGCTGAACTCGTTCGCattttgggagaagctgatcgtcGGAATCGGTTGGTAGAAGTTTTCTCCGATAGGTTTGTTGTCAGCCAAGGAAGTTTGGATTTTGGGGTCTCTGCCCTCTTTGACGTCCTTCGTTGCAATTCTACTAGCACTGATACGCTCGTTGTGGTCTTCGGTGCGCTTGTTAAGGCATATACTCTCTGCGGCATGTATAAACAGGCCACCGAGGCGTTCTGTCAGCTCCCAGAACTTGGTTTCGTTCCTTCAATGAAGCTTTGTAGTTACCTAATGAATTGCCTCGCAGAAAATGGCAACTTACATATGTTACTGCAGGTGTTTGATACATTGGAGATGCTTGGAATGCATCCGGATGTTTACATGTTCACCATATTGATCAAGGCAATGTGTCAAGAGGGAAAGTTGGATGAGGTGTTGAGTGTCTTGAATGTGATGAAGGAAGTTGGTGTTCAGCTCGATCAAATTACTTGCCAAACGGTTCTAGAAGGAATGTGTGCCAATGAAAGACCTGATTTGGCTTATTTGTTTCTTGAAGAAATTGCGAGTGAGGGTGTAATTTTGCCTCTTGTTTCTTATAACAAAGTGATTAGCAGATTGTGTAAGAAGAATAGAGTTGAAGAAGCAGAAAATATTTTGGAATATATGAAGAAAAATGGAGTGCACGCTGATGGGTTCAGCTATTGCTGTCTCATTCAAGGCCACTGTGGCGGAGGTAATGTAGTGAGAGCATTAGATCTTCGGGAGGAGATGATCTCAAAGGGTATTAGAAAGGATCATGTTGCAGTTAGCATCTTAATTCAATGTTTCTGTAAGAGGGGCATGGCTTCTGCAGCTTTACATTACTTAAACAAAGTTAGAGCATCAGAAATTTACCATGATAAAATTCTTTACAGTATTGGACTAGACATTTATTGTAAGTTGGGAAAGATGAGTGAAGCAGTAAACTTGCTTGATGAGATGGAGAGTCAGGGAATAGCTCCAGATAGAATTCACTTAACAAATTTGATAAAAGGGTTTTGCAAGAATTGTGATATCATCAATGCTGAAAAAGTGTTCGCTGGTATGATGAAGATCAATGTGCATCCTGATCCCGTGACATTCAATATACTTGCTAAAGGTTTTTGTAAAAATGGTTTTGTGGACAAGGCATCTGATCTTGTACTTTATATGATCAACCATGGCGTACAACCTACTGAAAGGACCTATCATTTGATAATTGATAGGCTCTGCAGAGAAAACAAATTAGAGGAAGCAGAAAAGTTATTTATGTCATTAGAAGAAAAGGGGATTGGTCAAAAATCCCTTCTTCCAAGTGTGATGGTCTCAGCTCAGATAGAACTTAATAATACAAAGGAGGCCTGTGCACTTTTTATCTGGCTATCTAAGCAAGGGCATCTTGTAAATGAGATTGCTTGCTCAAAGCTTGTAAGTGAGCTGTGTAATAAGGGAGATTTAAGGACAGCTTCAATGGTGGTTAAGACTATGTTAGATAGGCATATTACCCCAGACAAGATAACCTATTGTAAACTTATTGGAGCTTATTCTCGAGTAGGAGACATGACTAATGCTAAGATTTGGTTTGAGGATATGAGGAAACGAGGAGTGTCACCAGATGTTGTAGTATATACTACACTAATGAATGGATACTGCAAGGTCAATTTCTTGCATGAAGCTTGCCAGTTATTTCGTGAGATGATTGAAAGAGGAATTCCTGTTGATGTACATGCTTTCACAGTCATACTGGATGGCCATCTAAAGGCAAATCATCATCTAGGTTGGCTGTATCGTGACAAGAAAGAATGCATAAGTGAAATGAAATCCaagttcttaattcttttggatagcatgaaggaaatggagatcaaACCAGATATAGTCTGCTATACTGTTTTGATTGATGGTTATTTCAAGATGGAATGTGTTCAGGCTGCTAACAGACTTCTTTCTGAGATGATTGCAAGAGGAATATTACCAGATGCCTGCACATATACTGCTCTTTTATGTGGTTATTGTCACCTCGGTCAAATTGGTAAGGCTGAAATGTTGTTGGAAGAAATGATACTGAAAGGAGTTAAACCTGATTTAGTTGTTTTATCAGTGATGGCAAGGTGGAACTTGTCACCTAAATTGTTTCAGTCTGTAGCTCTTCCTTCCGGCACTTGA